The proteins below come from a single Microtus pennsylvanicus isolate mMicPen1 chromosome 13, mMicPen1.hap1, whole genome shotgun sequence genomic window:
- the Pla2g2f gene encoding group IIF secretory phospholipase A2 has product MAYGAQANPKGFRKKALVKHPTGWKRPSLRASSPFRTSRSSLGMKKFFAIAVLAGSVVSVAHGSLLNLKFMVEAITHKNAILSFVGYGCYCGLGGRGKPMDEVDWCCHAHDCCYQKLFDQGCRPYVDHYDHRIENDTVIVCSELNETECDKQTCACDKNLTLCLKDQPYRDRHRGYLNVYCRGPTPNCSIYDPYPEEVTCGYGFPSTPVST; this is encoded by the exons ATGGCATATGGGGCACAGGCCAACCCCAAAGGGTTCAGGAAGAAGGCGCTGGTTAAACACCCCACTGGATGGAAGAGGCCAAGCCTCAGGGCCTCTTCTCCTTTCAGAACCTCCAG GTCCAGCCTGGGTATGAAGAAATTCTTTGCCATCGCAGTCCTGGCTGGcagtg TTGTGTCCGTCGCCCATGGCAGCCTGTTGAACCTGAAGTTCATGGTGGAAGCTATCACCCACAAAAACGCCATCCTGTCCTTTGTGGGCTACGGCTGTTACTGCGGGCTAGGGGGGCGCGGCAAGCCCATGGATGAGGTGGACTG GTGCTGTCACGCCCACGACTGCTGCTATCAGAAGCTCTTTGACCAAGGCTGCCGCCCCTATGTGGACCACTATGACCACAGAATTGAGAATGACACTGTGATCGTCTGCA GTGAACTCAATGAGACAGAGTGTGACAAGCAGACATGTGCGTGTGACAAGAACTTGACTCTGTGCCTCAAGGACCAGCCGTACAGGGACAGGCACCGAGGCTACCTCAATGTCTATTGCCGGGGTCCCACACCCAACTGCAGCATCTATGACCCGTACCCAGAGGAAGTCACCTGTGGATATGGCTTCCCATCGACCCCTGTCTCAACCTAG